In a genomic window of Oncorhynchus kisutch isolate 150728-3 linkage group LG9, Okis_V2, whole genome shotgun sequence:
- the LOC109896760 gene encoding cytochrome c oxidase assembly factor 6 homolog, which yields MSAPNSNQRKACWGARDELWKCLDDNQDNASSCEKFQKEFEASCPAQWVKHFTKRRDFLKYKDKMQTEGFEPADGPKESRS from the exons ATGTCAGCCCCTAACTCGAACCAGAGAAAAGCATGCTGGGGCGCTAGGGACGAGCTGTGGAAGTGCCTTGATGATAACCAGGACAATGCCTCCTCCTGTGAGAAGTTCCAGAAAGAGTTTGAGGCGAGCTGTCCAGCTCAGTGG GTGAAACACTTCACCAAGAGGAGAGACTTTTTGAAGTACAAGGACAAGATGCAGACGGAGGGCTTTGAGCCTGCTGACGGGCCTAAAGAGTCACGGTCCTAG